A stretch of Primulina tabacum isolate GXHZ01 chromosome 13, ASM2559414v2, whole genome shotgun sequence DNA encodes these proteins:
- the LOC142521950 gene encoding uncharacterized protein LOC142521950, which produces MSVVDYTSQFNDLGTYAPTIMADEVLKMHRYKKGLISRIQSSLAVYQPTSFADLMGAAIRAETDIKRRENENKNKRPLTGQSSQGYHHSRDRISPVDPSNGIELLTALEPLKRSTKPNADANLNKPRENKPNARVFAITKEEADDANDVVAGTIFVNEMPTYVLFDSGATHSFISKRFTKKLGLTPELLVEPFRVATPTSKTVETHRVHRKCKICINEHLFQAELIQLNMVEFDIILGMD; this is translated from the exons ATGTCAGTGGTAGATTACACCTCCCAATTCAATGACCTTGGAACTTATGCCCCGACAATCATGGCAGATGAAGTTCTAAAGATGCACAGATACAAGAAGGGTTTGATCAGCCGTATCCAGTCATCCTTAGCAGTTTACCAACCTACAAGCTTTGCTGATTTAATGGGAGCAGCGATAAGAGCTGAGACGGATATCAAGCGTCGGGAGAACGAGAACAAGAATAAGCGACCTCTTACTGGACAGTCATCTCAAGGATACCACCATTCAAGAGACCGAATCAGTCCAGTGGACCCTTCAAAT GGCATCGAATTGCTAACTGCCCTCGAGCCATTGAAGAGAAGTACCAAGCCTAATGCTGATGCTAACCTCAACAAGCCAAGGGAGAATAAGCCCAACGCTCGTGTGTTTGCAATAACCAAAGAAGAAGCAGATGATGCAAACGATGTCGTGGCAGGTACCATTTTTGTCAATGAAATGCCaacttatgtgttatttgatagTGGTGCTACTCATTCATTTATATCTAAGAGGTTCACTAAGAAACTAGGGCTTACGCCCGAATTACTAGTTGAACCATTTAGAGTAGCGACTCCTACTAGTAAGACAGTCGAAACACATAGAGTGCACCGAAAGTGTAAAATCTGTATCAATGAGCACCTATTCCAAGCAGAATTGATACAACTGAACATGGTGGAGTTCGATATCATCTTAGGAATGGATTGA